A single genomic interval of Synechococcales cyanobacterium CNB harbors:
- the rpsJ gene encoding 30S ribosomal protein S10, whose amino-acid sequence MTGGKIRIRMEAYDHIALDASAREIVEHAKRTNAKVAGPIPLPTRIERYTVLRSPFIDKKSREQYEIRTHKRIIDIIEPNARTVEALNRLVVPAGVFVKIKA is encoded by the coding sequence ATGACGGGCGGGAAGATCCGAATCCGGATGGAGGCGTACGACCACATCGCGCTGGACGCTTCGGCGCGCGAGATCGTGGAGCACGCGAAGCGCACGAACGCGAAGGTCGCGGGTCCGATCCCGCTGCCGACGCGGATCGAGCGGTACACCGTGCTGCGCTCGCCGTTCATCGACAAGAAGAGCCGCGAGCAGTACGAGATTCGTACCCACAAGAGGATTATCGACATCATCGAGCCGAACGCGCGGACGGTCGAGGCGCTCAATCGACTTGTTGTCCCCGCGGGCGTGTTCGTGAAGATCAAGGCGTGA
- the rplC gene encoding 50S ribosomal protein L3 encodes MGLTLLGKKIGMTRVFNDANVSVPVTVIEVGPCVVTQVRTDDRDGYSAVQVGYGEIKPRRSTMAMIAHDAKAGTTPKRVHVESRLGADEASAFEAGQALGVDRFEGVPYVDVIGVSKGKGFAGTMKRHNFKGMTATHGTERKHRSPGSIGGLATNRGFSGKLKKGKRMSGHLGADRVTARSLDVVRIDAEKGLLLVKGPVPGPYGSVVEVRPAIRLNKSKAKKAAAKK; translated from the coding sequence ATGGGCCTGACACTGCTGGGCAAGAAGATCGGCATGACGCGCGTCTTCAACGACGCGAACGTCAGCGTGCCCGTGACCGTCATCGAGGTCGGGCCGTGCGTGGTGACGCAGGTGCGCACGGACGACCGCGACGGGTACTCCGCCGTGCAGGTCGGATACGGCGAGATCAAGCCCCGCCGCTCGACGATGGCGATGATCGCGCACGACGCGAAGGCCGGAACCACGCCCAAGCGTGTGCATGTCGAGTCTCGGCTCGGCGCGGACGAGGCGTCGGCGTTCGAGGCGGGCCAGGCGCTCGGTGTCGACCGGTTCGAGGGCGTGCCCTACGTGGACGTGATCGGTGTAAGCAAGGGCAAGGGCTTCGCCGGCACCATGAAGCGGCACAACTTCAAGGGCATGACCGCCACGCACGGAACGGAGCGCAAACACCGATCTCCCGGCTCGATCGGCGGCCTGGCGACGAATCGCGGCTTCAGCGGCAAGCTGAAGAAGGGCAAGCGCATGTCCGGGCACCTCGGCGCGGACCGTGTCACGGCGCGAAGCCTCGACGTGGTGCGGATCGACGCGGAAAAAGGTCTGCTGCTCGTGAAGGGACCGGTCCCTGGCCCCTATGGTTCGGTGGTGGAGGTTCGGCCGGCGATCCGGCTGAACAAGAGCAAGGCGAAGAAGGCTGCCGCAAAGAAGTAG